The following proteins are co-located in the Myxocyprinus asiaticus isolate MX2 ecotype Aquarium Trade chromosome 18, UBuf_Myxa_2, whole genome shotgun sequence genome:
- the LOC127456044 gene encoding DCN1-like protein 5 isoform X3, with product MEKFCEDIGVEPENIVMLVLAWKLEAINMGFFTKEEWIKGMTSLQCDCTERLQGKLDYLRSQLNDPVIFKSIYRYAFDFARDKDQRSLDMDTAKSMLALLLGRTWSLFPVFHQFLEQSKYKVMNKDQWYNVLEFSRTVNADLSNYDEDGAWPVMLDEFVEWHKVKIAL from the exons CCAGAAAAT ATTGTAATGTTAGTGTTAGCCTGGAAACTTGAAGCAATAAATATGGGATTTTTCACTAAAGAAGAATGGATAAAGGGAATGACCTCTCTACA ATGTGACTGCACAGAGAGGTTACAAGGCAAATTGGATTATTTGCGCTCTCAACTGAATGACCCGGTTATATTTAAGAGCATTTACAGATATGCCTTTGACTTTGCCAGG GATAAAGATCAGCGCAGTCTTGATATGGACACGGCAAAATCCATGTTGGCGCTGCTCCTTGGACGGACGTGGTCCCTGTTCCCTGTCTTTCATCAATTTCTGGAG CAATCAAAGTATAAAGTAATGAACAAGGATCAGTGGTACAACGTCTTAGAATTTAGCCGCACAGTTAACGCAGACCTCAGCAATTACGATGAAGATGGAGCCT GGCCAGTGATGCTGGATGAGTTTGTGGAATGGCATAAGGTCAAAATTGCATTATAG